One Bacillus sp. F19 genomic region harbors:
- a CDS encoding IS3 family transposase, translating into MRSACSFEDLKKKIEEYIIYYNNKRIKQKLAGMSPVQYRIHTSQLAA; encoded by the coding sequence GTGAGGTCCGCTTGTTCATTTGAAGATTTAAAAAAGAAGATTGAAGAATATATTATTTATTATAATAACAAACGTATAAAGCAGAAATTGGCAGGCATGAGTCCGGTTCAATACCGTATCCACACCAGCCAATTAGCAGCATAA
- a CDS encoding YfhD family protein has translation MGRSNNQKPSSSKNSLPQTPKNLKIEPDRVDEEFSRELGESGEIRATRPK, from the coding sequence ATGGGAAGATCAAACAATCAAAAACCATCAAGCAGTAAAAATTCATTACCTCAAACTCCCAAAAACTTAAAAATAGAACCGGATCGTGTGGATGAAGAGTTTTCTCGTGAGCTAGGTGAAAGTGGGGAAATAAGAGCTACAAGACCTAAATGA
- a CDS encoding IS3 family transposase codes for MLKKVAGFSDGSGRLSRKAQAALSFELKEKFQLKDVLQIVGIPESTFHYHIKMMKKKNPDEELEACIQLIFEENHGNYGYRRVHLELGNRGLKVNHKKVQRIMKKLGLKDEKFRRKSRKYSSYKGTVGAIAKNRINRRFHTNVSHQKLTTDITEFKCLDSVKLYLNPIMDMFNGEILSYGISMRPSLELALKPLEEALEIVKDSKYRTTIHSDQGWHYQHIKWVKTLRENKVFQSMSRKGNCIDNSPMENFFGLLKQEMYHGEVRLFI; via the coding sequence ATACTTAAAAAAGTTGCGGGCTTTTCAGATGGATCCGGAAGGCTATCTCGAAAAGCACAAGCAGCGCTATCATTCGAACTCAAAGAAAAATTCCAATTAAAAGATGTTTTACAAATAGTTGGTATTCCAGAATCTACTTTTCACTATCACATAAAAATGATGAAGAAGAAGAATCCTGATGAAGAACTAGAAGCATGCATTCAATTAATTTTTGAAGAAAACCACGGCAATTATGGTTATCGTCGTGTCCATTTGGAATTAGGAAACCGAGGTTTAAAGGTAAATCATAAAAAGGTTCAACGTATAATGAAGAAACTTGGACTCAAAGATGAAAAGTTCAGGCGAAAATCACGCAAATATAGTTCATATAAAGGAACGGTTGGAGCAATTGCGAAGAATCGTATTAATCGTCGTTTTCACACAAATGTAAGCCATCAAAAATTAACAACAGATATCACAGAATTTAAGTGTTTAGATAGTGTGAAATTGTATCTAAATCCAATCATGGATATGTTTAATGGTGAAATTCTTTCGTATGGGATTAGTATGCGCCCAAGCTTAGAACTTGCGTTAAAACCTCTCGAGGAAGCCCTTGAAATCGTAAAAGACTCAAAATACAGGACAACTATACATTCTGATCAGGGTTGGCACTATCAACATATAAAATGGGTAAAGACACTGAGAGAAAACAAGGTATTTCAGAGTATGTCGAGAAAAGGAAACTGTATTGATAATTCGCCTATGGAGAACTTTTTTGGCCTGTTGAAACAAGAGATGTATCACGGTGAGGTCCGCTTGTTCATTTGA
- a CDS encoding enoyl-CoA hydratase: MSLKIGDIITFERTFTAEDVALFIKISGDEGSHHVTPDERGRLVIQGLLTATLPTKIGGDNNVLARTMNFEFLRPVFTGDTIICEVTIEQFEKQNNRTHITASFLCKNQNEKEVLRGDFSGVIL, encoded by the coding sequence TTGTCTTTAAAAATAGGTGATATTATTACATTTGAACGCACTTTCACAGCAGAAGATGTGGCATTGTTCATCAAGATTTCAGGTGATGAAGGCTCTCACCATGTTACTCCTGATGAACGGGGAAGACTTGTAATACAGGGATTACTAACCGCTACATTGCCGACAAAAATAGGTGGCGATAACAATGTACTCGCTCGTACAATGAATTTTGAGTTTTTAAGACCAGTATTTACTGGTGATACAATAATTTGTGAAGTAACAATTGAGCAATTCGAAAAGCAAAATAATCGAACACATATTACTGCCTCCTTTTTATGCAAAAATCAAAATGAGAAGGAAGTGCTGAGAGGGGATTTTTCAGGAGTGATCCTATGA
- a CDS encoding helix-turn-helix domain-containing protein, which produces MAKYSDELKLMVVREYQEGKLGHKLLAKKHGIKSYSQVQRWIDIYEKFGAKGLTKKQHRETYSVQFKLDVLSFMKRTGSLETETALQFGLTNPPMIASWKKAFLEGGAEFLERPKGRPPMSDKTKKRQNKPTEETKMTYEQKLERENELLRLEVEYLKKLRAFQMDPEGYLEKHKQRYHSNSKKNSN; this is translated from the coding sequence ATGGCTAAGTATAGTGATGAATTGAAACTTATGGTTGTAAGAGAGTATCAAGAAGGAAAACTTGGACACAAGCTTTTAGCTAAGAAACATGGTATAAAGTCATATTCACAAGTTCAGAGATGGATAGATATATACGAGAAGTTTGGAGCAAAGGGATTAACAAAAAAGCAGCATAGAGAAACTTATTCTGTTCAATTCAAACTTGATGTATTAAGCTTTATGAAAAGAACAGGTTCTTTAGAAACGGAAACAGCTCTTCAATTCGGGTTAACAAATCCTCCTATGATCGCTTCTTGGAAAAAAGCTTTTCTGGAGGGTGGTGCTGAATTTCTGGAAAGACCAAAAGGACGGCCACCTATGTCTGATAAGACTAAGAAAAGACAGAACAAACCAACAGAAGAAACGAAAATGACTTATGAACAAAAGTTGGAAAGAGAAAATGAACTTCTTCGTTTAGAGGTAGAATACTTAAAAAAGTTGCGGGCTTTTCAGATGGATCCGGAAGGCTATCTCGAAAAGCACAAGCAGCGCTATCATTCGAACTCAAAGAAAAATTCCAATTAA
- a CDS encoding Ig-like domain-containing protein has protein sequence MPEVKVSTVIGKTPILPSMLEVKLSDNTKTFVSVTWGSISYKG, from the coding sequence ATTCCTGAAGTAAAAGTAAGTACAGTAATTGGTAAAACACCAATACTCCCAAGCATGCTTGAAGTAAAATTAAGTGATAATACAAAGACTTTTGTATCTGTTACATGGGGCAGCATTTCTTACAAAGGGTGA
- a CDS encoding MBL fold metallo-hydrolase: MKKSSIIFFERKFPSANMILIKAQLPILIDTGFGSDAKDTEQLILDVGVSPEELHLIVNTHYHSDHVGGNFHFQKNYGVTIAAHKWEADLINSCDPEACSAEWLDQPVDPYRVDTMLSDNDEISTGSRTLKVLYTPGHTLGHISLYEPEDEILICGDLFHKNDIGWLNIFREGVTSIQRSIESLDRLSMLRIKQAYSGHGPQMENPLAAIDAARERFEKWLKMPEKVSWHACKRIFSFTLIIKNGLAKEEIDNYLLTCGWFQDFARYSFQLQPEEFIQILLDEMIRSRAAIWHNNYLIATTPYQSPQKKWISKNIKPKDWKPQDFLT, from the coding sequence ATGAAAAAATCCAGTATTATTTTCTTTGAAAGAAAATTTCCAAGTGCAAACATGATCCTTATTAAGGCTCAGCTACCGATCCTTATTGATACTGGTTTTGGGAGTGATGCGAAAGATACAGAGCAATTAATTCTAGATGTAGGAGTTTCACCAGAAGAATTACACCTTATTGTGAACACGCACTATCATAGTGACCATGTAGGAGGCAATTTTCATTTTCAAAAAAATTATGGGGTTACGATTGCTGCTCATAAATGGGAAGCCGATTTAATTAATTCTTGTGACCCTGAAGCCTGTAGTGCAGAATGGTTAGATCAGCCAGTAGACCCTTATCGAGTGGATACAATGCTCTCAGATAACGATGAAATTAGTACAGGAAGTAGAACCTTGAAAGTCTTGTACACACCGGGGCATACATTAGGGCATATTTCTTTATATGAACCAGAAGATGAGATATTAATTTGCGGGGATCTCTTTCACAAAAATGATATCGGATGGTTAAACATCTTTCGAGAGGGTGTTACATCTATCCAACGATCTATAGAAAGTTTGGATCGATTGTCCATGCTCCGGATTAAACAGGCATATTCAGGACATGGACCTCAAATGGAGAATCCTCTGGCTGCCATTGATGCAGCAAGGGAGCGGTTTGAAAAGTGGCTCAAGATGCCAGAAAAAGTTTCATGGCATGCCTGCAAGAGGATTTTTTCATTCACATTAATCATTAAAAACGGATTGGCAAAAGAAGAAATCGATAACTACCTACTAACGTGTGGCTGGTTCCAAGATTTTGCACGCTACTCTTTCCAGCTTCAGCCTGAAGAATTTATTCAAATCTTGCTCGATGAAATGATTCGTTCCAGAGCAGCAATTTGGCACAATAATTATTTAATCGCCACAACCCCATACCAATCACCACAAAAGAAATGGATTAGTAAGAACATTAAGCCGAAAGATTGGAAACCTCAAGATTTTCTCACATAA